The DNA window TAAAAGTTCCTATGTGACTTGAATAtacattcatttttccttttgtggtctCCTTAACCCCATTTTCTACATGGAAGAACCCCTCATTGCTCCTGTCTACCCTCAGACTTGAGATTAAAATAGGTTTTAATCCACCCAAAGACAGCAGTCTGTTTAGCACGAATCTCATCCAAGGAATGGTCATGACTCAGGAGACTGGGAACAACGGATGGAGAGTTCCTAGCCTCTTCAGGATTTTTGCACAGATCATTTAATCTCAGGCACCCCACAAATTAAATATACAGGTGTATGGGCTACTTTAGGGGCACAAAGGTGGATATAAGAGGGGGTATGAATCTGGTTTTTAGGACAGATAATCTTGTTCGAAATAGGAAATAGGGGAAgggaaagacaaaagaaagtaTGGTTCAAGACGCCCCATTTCAAGAAGAAGGGCCCCCAGGCTTAATTTTCAGATCTTTTTTGCCTGGTGCAAAACCTTTTGTCAAAGATGCTTTGGctatttttctcaaaatgaaaagaagtttGTAAACAATAAAACCCCAAAAGAACATGGAGAAGACCAACACATTATATTTACACAAACTAAACCACCCAGCAATCACCAAATCAGCTACTTGTGAGGTCTTACAAAGCCCAGAGAAATGTTATAACTAGAGGGGGAGTAGCAGTTGAGGGAGACAAGAACTCAGGCTCAGGCGGGGTCCGCCCCAGCCACCGCCTCCTGTCTCGCACCGCTACGCTCTATCCCTAGAGCTTTGCCTTTGGGCACAGCTGCTTCGCCCCTGTAGACCCTGCGAGGCAGCGACATGGAGGAATTCGACTCTGAAGACTTCTCCACCTCCGAGGAGGACGAGGACTACGTGCCCTCGGGTGGAGAGTATAGTGAAGATGATATAAATGAATTAGTGAAGGAAGATGAAGTGGATGGTGAAGAGGAGACACAGAAAACCAAAGGGACAAAAAGAAAGGCTGAGAGCGTTCTGGCCAGGAAGAGAAAACAAGGTGGCCTCTCACTagaagaagaggatgaagagGATGCCAACAAGGAATCTGGAGGAAGTAGTAGTGAGGAGGAAGATGCAGTAACAGGGCAGGAAAAAGGCATTGAGTCAGAGGATGCCAGGAAAAAGAAGGAGGATGAACTATGGGCCAGCTTCCTGAATGATGTAGGCCCGAAATCAAAAGTGCCCCCAAGTACACATGTTAAAACAGgagaggagactgaagagacaAGTTCAAGTCATTTGGTCAAAGCAGAAAAGCTAGAGAAacctcaagaaacagaaaaagttaaaattacaaaGGTGTTTGATTTTGCTGGTGAAGAAGTCAGGGTGATTAAGGAAGTGGATGCCACATCTAAAGAAGCCAAATCCTTCTTCAAGCAAAACGAGAAAGAAAAACCCCAGCCTAACATTCCTTCATCTGTGCCGTCACTTCCTGCCGGGTCAGGGTGAGTAGTCTCGTCTCAGGCCGAGGTGTACCTGGCACATTGGAGAAGCTATTTTCACAGCAAGGGCGCCCTTACCTGTAGCTCTCATGGTTCCTTTCCTGGGAGAAGGAATTCCACTGCTGTTCTGTCTTTGCTGAAATACCTGCCAACATGGAGGATGCAGAGAACAGTGCTTGCAGAATGGAGGATGCAGGCTTCTTGTTTGATTCTGAGCAAAGTCCTGGTTTACAGTGTTGGCCACAGAGCTGATCATATAGTAgacttcacatttaaaaaatgattttttaatgtaaatatcagCAGTTTATCATAACTTGTAATAAAGAtttgagttgaaaaaaaaaaaaaa is part of the Odocoileus virginianus isolate 20LAN1187 ecotype Illinois chromosome 5, Ovbor_1.2, whole genome shotgun sequence genome and encodes:
- the LOC139035030 gene encoding craniofacial development protein 1-like encodes the protein MEEFDSEDFSTSEEDEDYVPSGGEYSEDDINELVKEDEVDGEEETQKTKGTKRKAESVLARKRKQGGLSLEEEDEEDANKESGGSSSEEEDAVTGQEKGIESEDARKKKEDELWASFLNDVGPKSKVPPSTHVKTGEETEETSSSHLVKAEKLEKPQETEKVKITKVFDFAGEEVRVIKEVDATSKEAKSFFKQNEKEKPQPNIPSSVPSLPAGSG